From the genome of Vitis riparia cultivar Riparia Gloire de Montpellier isolate 1030 chromosome 2, EGFV_Vit.rip_1.0, whole genome shotgun sequence, one region includes:
- the LOC117904643 gene encoding probable aquaporin TIP-type yields MVKLAFGSFGDSFSVGSLKAYLSEFNATLLFVFAGVGSAIAYGKLTSDAALDPPGLVAVAIAHAFALFVGVSIAANISGGHLNPAVTFGLAIGGHITILTGIFYMIAQCLGSIVACLLLKFATNGESIPTHGVAAGMNVIEGVVMEIVITFALVYTVYATAADPKKGSLGIIAPIAIGFIVGANILAAGPFSGGSMNPARSFGPAVVSGDFSENWIYWVGPLVGGGLAGLVYGIIFIESYASVPTSDEYA; encoded by the exons ATGGTGAAGCTTGCCTTTGGTAGCTTTGGTGACTCTTTCAGTGTCGGGTCGCTCAAGGCCTATCTGTCCGAGTTTAATGCTACTCTTCTTTTCGTGTTTGCTGGGGTTGGATCCGCAATTGCTTATG GTAAACTGACATCAGATGCAGCATTGGATCCACCTGGCCTGGTGGCAGTGGCCATCGCGCATGCTTTTGCTCTGTTTGTGGGGGTCTCCATCGCTGCCAACATCTCAGGTGGTCATTTGAACCCAGCTGTCACCTTTGGATTGGCCATCGGAGGCCACATCACCATCCTAACTGGCATCTTCTACATGATAGCTCAGTGTCTTGGCTCCATTGTTGCTTGCCTTCTCCTTAAATTTGCCACTAATGGGGAG AGCATACCGACTCATGGTGTTGCCGCCGGGATGAACGTGATTGAGGGCGTGGTGATGGAAATTGTTATAACCTTTGCACTGGTCTACACTGTCTACGCCACCGCTGCCGACCCCAAGAAGGGTTCACTCGGAATAATCGCACCCATTGCAATAGGGTTCATAGTGGGTGCCAATATTTTGGCCGCCGGTCCATTCAGTGGCGGTTCAATGAACCCGGCTCGATCATTCGGTCCAGCGGTGGTCAGCGGCGATTTCTCAGAGAATTGGATATATTGGGTAGGACCACTTGTGGGAGGAGGACTGGCTGGATTGGTGTACGGAATCATTTTCATTGAATCTTATGCGTCGGTGCCCACCTCCGATGAATATGCTTAA